ATGAGCGTCTCCCCCTTCCTGACGGTGCTCCCGCGCTCGGCCATCACCTTCAGGACCATGCCCTGCATGTTGCTCTTGACGCCGCCGGCGACATCCCCGCGGGGCACCTCCCTGGCCGACGGGGCGGCGGCCGACGGGGCCGCGACGGAGCCTCCCTCCACCGTGATGATCCGGACGGAGAAGATCTCGCCGTCCACCTCCACCTCCATGGAGCGGGGGATCTCCGCAACCCCCACCGGTCCGGCGTGCACCTTCTCGGGGATCGCTTCGGCCTGGCGCTCGCCGCGGAGGAACGACGGGGCGACGCTCGGGTAGAGGATGTAGGTGAGAACGTCTTCCTCACGGGTAACCAGGCCCTGCTCCGTCGCCTCCTTCCTCATCTGCTCGTAAATGGGTTCGAGAAGATCTGCCGGGCGAACCGTGACCGGCTCCTCGTCGCCGATGATCGTCCTCCGGATCTCGGGGCTGATTGGGGCAGGAGAGCGACCGTAGAGGCCGCGGACGTAGTCCTTCACCTCTTTCGTCACGTTCCGGTAGCGCTCCCCGTCCATGAGGACGTTGAAGACCGCCTGGGTGCCCACGATCTGGCTCGTCGGCGTCACGAGCGGCGGGTAGCCGAGATCCTCCCTCACCCGGGGGATCTCGCGGAAGACCTCTTCCAGGCGGTCGAGCGCGTCCTGCTCTTTGAGCTGCGAGACGAGGTTCGAGATCATCCCGCCGGGGAGCTGATAGATCAGCACGTCCGAGTCGACCCGGTCCGCGATGGAGTTGAAGAGCGGCTCGTACTTACCCCGCATCTCCCGGCAGATGTTCCTGACTTTCCGGAGCGGGAGAAGGTCGATCCCGGTGTCGCGCGGCGTCCCGGCAACGCTTGCAACGACGCTCTCCGTCGGGGGCTGGGAGGTGCCGAGGGCGAACGG
This portion of the Methanoculleus oceani genome encodes:
- the oadA gene encoding sodium-extruding oxaloacetate decarboxylase subunit alpha gives rise to the protein MCAAKFDSLNITDTTLRDAHQSLIATRLRTEDMLPLARAIDEVGFFSVEAWGGATFDSCIRFLNDDPWERLRMLKAELKRTPIQMLLRGQNLVGYRHYPDDVVEKFVEASAQNGVDIFRVFDALNDIRNMKKAMEEVGNVGAHLQGAISYTTSPVHSVATFIEMAEELYALGCDSICIKDMAGLIMPHDARDLITGIKKMADVRVCLHSHCTSGVAPLSYQAAIDAGVDILDTAMSPFALGTSQPPTESVVASVAGTPRDTGIDLLPLRKVRNICREMRGKYEPLFNSIADRVDSDVLIYQLPGGMISNLVSQLKEQDALDRLEEVFREIPRVREDLGYPPLVTPTSQIVGTQAVFNVLMDGERYRNVTKEVKDYVRGLYGRSPAPISPEIRRTIIGDEEPVTVRPADLLEPIYEQMRKEATEQGLVTREEDVLTYILYPSVAPSFLRGERQAEAIPEKVHAGPVGVAEIPRSMEVEVDGEIFSVRIITVEGGSVAAPSAAAPSAREVPRGDVAGGVKSNMQGMVLKVMAERGSTVRKGETLIVLEAMKMENPIPSPRDGMVSEIFVDAGDVVQNGDVLMVIE